The following are encoded together in the Glycine soja cultivar W05 chromosome 5, ASM419377v2, whole genome shotgun sequence genome:
- the LOC114411816 gene encoding uncharacterized protein LOC114411816 isoform X3, translating to METLDSAVSTPSRTSDSKPQTSSPLPPSVLRLWRPAAQRNLRNQWSQLVSCKNRWFSASSVGRSHATALVNFHLSQRYMPDMKLGVLSDMPDIKKRACLKLFKRQELQRSKLVLSYKDMVGIVSDMINVSRSMKCFFKGSNNSPLLQFSYNSADQSDSGEGGEGGGIPVFTFYSITSHEKFAEELIQMFSLELCLKRLLVLEFMSIGYDTSAVKQLHWSTQLYDEEFKDLRDCNLYCEETHGPVPPRLRDGKSDIDALRFDNQPNPEVLQLGE from the exons ATGGAAACCCTAGACTCAGCAGTATCAACTCCTTCAAGAACCTCCGATTCTAAGCCTCAAACTTCATCTCCATTGCCACCATCGGTGCTCAGACTATGGAGGCCAGCCGCGCAACGGAATTTGCGGAACCAGTGGTCACAATTGGTTTCGTGCAAAAATCGATGGTTCTCTGCTTCTTCCGTGGGAAGATCTCACGCAACTGCACTAGTCAATTTTCATCTTTCCCAAAG GTACATGCCTGATATGAAATTAGGTGTTCTGAGTGATATGCCTGATATAAAAAAGAGAGCTTGTTTGAAACTATTTAAGCGGCAG GAACTGCAAAGGAGCAAATTAGTGTTGTCTTATAAGGACATG GTGGGCATTGTAAGTGACATGATCAATGTTAGCAGATCAATGAAGTGTTTTTTCAAAGGATCAAACAATAGTCCGCTGTTACAATTTTCTTACAACTCTGCAGACCAGAGTGATTCTGGAGAGGGTGGAGAGGGTGGTGGAATTCCAGTATTTACATTTTATTCAATCACTTCGCATG AGAAATTTGCTGAGGAACTGATTCAGATGTTTAGCTTGGAACTATGTTTGAAG CGATTACTTGTTCTTGAATTTATGTCCATTGGTTATGACACTTCAGCAGTAAAACAGTTGCATTGGTCAACTCAGCTTTATGATGAAGAATTTAAAGATTTGAGAGACTGCAATCTGTACTGTGAAGAGACTCATGGGCCAGTTCCACCAAGATTAAGGGATGGGAAATCTGACATTGATGCTTTAAGATTTGACAACCAACCCAACCCTGAGGTTTTACAG TTGGGAGAATAA
- the LOC114411816 gene encoding uncharacterized protein LOC114411816 isoform X2 produces METLDSAVSTPSRTSDSKPQTSSPLPPSVLRLWRPAAQRNLRNQWSQLVSCKNRWFSASSVGRSHATALVNFHLSQRYMPDMKLGVLSDMPDIKKRACLKLFKRQELQRSKLVLSYKDMVGIVSDMINVSRSMKCFFKGSNNSPLLQFSYNSADQSDSGEGGEGGGIPVFTFYSITSHEKFAEELIQMFSLELCLKRLLVLEFMSIGYDTSAVKQLHWSTQLYDEEFKDLRDCNLYCEETHGPVPPRLRDGKSDIDALRFDNQPNPEVLQAFANCMD; encoded by the exons ATGGAAACCCTAGACTCAGCAGTATCAACTCCTTCAAGAACCTCCGATTCTAAGCCTCAAACTTCATCTCCATTGCCACCATCGGTGCTCAGACTATGGAGGCCAGCCGCGCAACGGAATTTGCGGAACCAGTGGTCACAATTGGTTTCGTGCAAAAATCGATGGTTCTCTGCTTCTTCCGTGGGAAGATCTCACGCAACTGCACTAGTCAATTTTCATCTTTCCCAAAG GTACATGCCTGATATGAAATTAGGTGTTCTGAGTGATATGCCTGATATAAAAAAGAGAGCTTGTTTGAAACTATTTAAGCGGCAG GAACTGCAAAGGAGCAAATTAGTGTTGTCTTATAAGGACATG GTGGGCATTGTAAGTGACATGATCAATGTTAGCAGATCAATGAAGTGTTTTTTCAAAGGATCAAACAATAGTCCGCTGTTACAATTTTCTTACAACTCTGCAGACCAGAGTGATTCTGGAGAGGGTGGAGAGGGTGGTGGAATTCCAGTATTTACATTTTATTCAATCACTTCGCATG AGAAATTTGCTGAGGAACTGATTCAGATGTTTAGCTTGGAACTATGTTTGAAG CGATTACTTGTTCTTGAATTTATGTCCATTGGTTATGACACTTCAGCAGTAAAACAGTTGCATTGGTCAACTCAGCTTTATGATGAAGAATTTAAAGATTTGAGAGACTGCAATCTGTACTGTGAAGAGACTCATGGGCCAGTTCCACCAAGATTAAGGGATGGGAAATCTGACATTGATGCTTTAAGATTTGACAACCAACCCAACCCTGAGGTTTTACAG GCGTTTGCAAATTGCATGGACTGA
- the LOC114411817 gene encoding diacylglycerol kinase 1-like translates to MDDERDFELLFYSWNTKNPTDQLFIISFLVAALVGMLTIAYTAFQWRRNINLSWMKAIARSKKNPKARHKIPAAPHTWDLESASRAKNLNCCVCFKSVSPSQTLGPIVASEGFIHRCCTCGAVAHLSCSSSAHKDCKCVSMIGYEHVTHQWTVCWTDVADQPDETALCSYCEELCGGTFLSGSPIWSCLWCQRLVHVDCHSTMSNETGDICDLGQFRRLILSPLYVKELNWNLPGGFLSSITHGANEIASSVRASIRNQSKKYKHGNELSVESGNSESIGEVSTESTGDSHQIQNGHHEVGEKSSSNKGVQHQDNEVDNKLDRKPSLRRNSSINQKDESHSLGVKQKYDLIDLPLDARPLLVFINKKSGAQRGDSLRMRLNILLNPVQVFELSSTQGPEMGLYLFRKVSHFRVLVCGGDGTVGWVLNAIDKQNFVSPPPVAILPAGTGNDLARVLSWGGGLGPVERQGGLTTFLHHIEHAAVTVLDRWKVTISNPQGKQQLLPTKFMNNYLGIGCDAKVALDIHNLREENPDKFYNQFMNKVLYAREGAKSIMDRTFADLPWQIRVEVDGVEIEVPEDAEGVLVANIGSYMGGVDLWQNEDENYDNFDQQSMHDKILEVVSISGTWHLGKLQVGLSRARRLAQGQSIKIQLFAMFPVQIDGEPWFQQPCTINITHHGQAFMLKRVAEEPLGPASAIIAEVLENAETHNVINASQKRALLHEMALRLS, encoded by the exons ATGGATGATGAAAGAGATTTTGAGTTGTTATTTTACAGTTGGAATACCAAGAATCCGACTGATCAGCTTTTCATTATATCTTTTCTTGTTGCTGCTCTTGTTGGAATGTTGACCATAGCCTACACGGCCTTTCAATGGAGGAGAAACATCAATCTAAGTTGGATGAAAGCAATAGCTAGATCTAAGAAAAACCCAAAGGCAAGGCACAAAATTCCTGCGGCCCCTCATACATGGGATTTAGAATCTGCATCTCGTGCAAAGAATTTAAACTGCTGTGTATGCTTTAAGTCCGTGTCACCCTCTCAAACTCTAGGACCTATTGTAGCTTCTGAAGGTTTCATCCACCGTTGCTGTACTTGTGGTGCAGTAGCTCATCTGAGCTGTTCCTCTAGTGCACACAAGGACTGCAAGTGTGTTTCTATGATTGGATATGAGCATGTCACACACCAATGGACTGTTTGTTGGACAGATGTAGCTGACCAACCTGACGAAACTGCTCTCTGTAGTTACTGTGAAGAGCTATGTGGTGGGACGTTCCTCAGTGGTTCCCCTATATGGTCTTGTTTGTGGTGCCAACGTTTAGTACATGTTGATTGTCATAGTACAATGTCTAATGAAACAGGTGATATTTGCGATTTGGGCCAATTTAGAAGATTGATACTATCACCACTGTATGTGAAGGAATTGAACTGGAACTTGCCAGGTGGATTTTTGAGCTCAATTACTCATGGGGCAAATGAAATAGCATCATCAGTTCGGGCAAGTATTAGGAACCAGAGCAAAAAGTACAAGCATGGAAATGAACTATCTGTTGAATCTGGGAATAGTGAGAGCATTGGTGAAGTGTCCACAGAAAGCACTGGTGATTCTCATCAAATACAGAATGGTCATCATGAAGTGGGTGAAAAAAGTAGCTCGAATAAGGGGGTTCAACATCAAGATAATGAAGTAGATAATAAATTGGATAGGAAACCCAGTCTTAGACGGAATTCATCAATCAACCAGAAGGATGAATCCCACTCATTAGGAGTGAAGCAGAAATATGATTTGATTGATTTGCCTCTGGATGCAAGACCattgttagtttttataaacAAGAAGAGTGGTGCCCAGCGTGGAGACTCACTTAGAATGCGTCTGAATATCCTTTTAAATCCTGTTCAG gTGTTTGAATTGAGCTCAACACAGGGGCCAGAGATGGGACTTTATTTGTTTAGAAAGGTGTCTCACTTCAGAGTTCTTGTATGTGGGGGAGATGGTACTGTTGGTTGGGTTCTGAATGCAATAGACAAGCAAAATTTTGTTTCCCCTCCCCCAGTTGCTATTCTTCCTGCTGGTACAGGAAATGATCTCGCTAGAGTTCTCTCCTGGGGAGGTGGCTTGGGTCCAGTGGAGAGGCAAGGGGGTCTTACTACATTTTTGCATCACATAGAACATGCTGCTGTTACAGTTCTTGACCGTTGGAAGGTAACAATTAGTAATCCACAAGGAAAACAACAGCTGCTACCAACAAAGTTTATGAACAATTATCTTG GAATTGGTTGTGATGCAAAGGTTGCTTTGGACATTCATAATCTGCGTGAAGAGAATCCAGATAAGTTTTATAACCAG TTTATGAATAAAGTTCTATATGCAAGAGAAGGTGCTAAAAGTATTATGGATAGGACATTTGCAGATTTACCTTGGCAGATTCGAGTTGAGGTTGATGGAGTTGAAATTGAGGTCCCTGAG gaTGCGGAAGGTGTGCTTGTTGCAAATATTGGAAGCTACATGGGAGGTGTAGATTTGTGGCAAAATGAGGatgaaaattatgataattttgatCAACAATCCATGCATGATAAGATACTTGAAGTTGTGAGCATATCTGGAACATGGCACCTCGGGAAACTTCAG GTCGGGCTTTCTCGAGCTCGAAGACTTGCACAAGGACAGTCAATTAAGATACAATTGTTTGCCATGTTTCCTGTTCAAATTGATGGAGAGCCTTGGTTTCAGCAACCCTGCACAATTAACATAACCCATCATGGCCAG GCTTTCATGTTGAAGAGGGTGGCTGAGGAACCCCTTGGCCCTGCATCTGCAATAATTGCTGAAGTGCTTGAGAATGCTGAAACACATAATGTAATTAATGCTTCACAAAAGCGAGCTCTTCTTCATGAAATGGCACTGAGGCTGTCCTAG
- the LOC114411816 gene encoding uncharacterized protein LOC114411816 isoform X1, with amino-acid sequence METLDSAVSTPSRTSDSKPQTSSPLPPSVLRLWRPAAQRNLRNQWSQLVSCKNRWFSASSVGRSHATALVNFHLSQRYMPDMKLGVLSDMPDIKKRACLKLFKRQELQRSKLVLSYKDMVGIVSDMINVSRSMKCFFKGSNNSPLLQFSYNSADQSDSGEGGEGGGIPVFTFYSITSHEKFAEELIQMFSLELCLKRLLVLEFMSIGYDTSAVKQLHWSTQLYDEEFKDLRDCNLYCEETHGPVPPRLRDGKSDIDALRFDNQPNPEVLQVYLTTWLAEANIDTPKVNEIFAIVGEEMQVSVC; translated from the exons ATGGAAACCCTAGACTCAGCAGTATCAACTCCTTCAAGAACCTCCGATTCTAAGCCTCAAACTTCATCTCCATTGCCACCATCGGTGCTCAGACTATGGAGGCCAGCCGCGCAACGGAATTTGCGGAACCAGTGGTCACAATTGGTTTCGTGCAAAAATCGATGGTTCTCTGCTTCTTCCGTGGGAAGATCTCACGCAACTGCACTAGTCAATTTTCATCTTTCCCAAAG GTACATGCCTGATATGAAATTAGGTGTTCTGAGTGATATGCCTGATATAAAAAAGAGAGCTTGTTTGAAACTATTTAAGCGGCAG GAACTGCAAAGGAGCAAATTAGTGTTGTCTTATAAGGACATG GTGGGCATTGTAAGTGACATGATCAATGTTAGCAGATCAATGAAGTGTTTTTTCAAAGGATCAAACAATAGTCCGCTGTTACAATTTTCTTACAACTCTGCAGACCAGAGTGATTCTGGAGAGGGTGGAGAGGGTGGTGGAATTCCAGTATTTACATTTTATTCAATCACTTCGCATG AGAAATTTGCTGAGGAACTGATTCAGATGTTTAGCTTGGAACTATGTTTGAAG CGATTACTTGTTCTTGAATTTATGTCCATTGGTTATGACACTTCAGCAGTAAAACAGTTGCATTGGTCAACTCAGCTTTATGATGAAGAATTTAAAGATTTGAGAGACTGCAATCTGTACTGTGAAGAGACTCATGGGCCAGTTCCACCAAGATTAAGGGATGGGAAATCTGACATTGATGCTTTAAGATTTGACAACCAACCCAACCCTGAGGTTTTACAG GTTTATTTAACAACATGGCTTGCAGAGGCGAACATAGACACTCCCAA AGTGAATGAGATATTTGCAATTGTTGGGGAGGAAATGCAAGTTAGCGTATGTTAA
- the LOC114411818 gene encoding UDP-glucose 6-dehydrogenase 1-like, producing the protein MVKICGIGAGYVGGPTMAVIALKCPSIEVAVVDISHSRISAWNSNKLPIYEPGLEQVVNQCRGKNLLFSTNVEKHVHEADIIFVSVNTPTKIRGLGAGKAADLTYWESAARMIADVSRCNKVVVEKSTVPVRTAEAIEKILCHNTNSKGIKYQILSNPEFLSEGTAIQDLLNPDRVLIGGNQCPEGLEAIQKLKAIYAHWVPEDRIITTNLWSAELSKLADNAFLAQRISSINAMSALCEATGAEVSQVSHALSKNTKIGPKFLNASVGFGGSCFQKDILNLVYICESNGLTEVANYWKQVIKVNDYQKSRFVKRVVTSMFNTVSGKKIAILGFAFKKDTSDTRKTPAIDVCKGLLGDNACLTIYDPCVTEEQIQKDLSMDGVEWDQQPMSSTMVKQVSVVGDAYEATKEAHGICILTEWDEFKNIDYQRVYDNMHKPAFVFDGRNILNVDKLREIGFIVYSIGRPLEQWLKNMPQQA; encoded by the coding sequence ATGGTGAAGATATGTGGAATTGGAGCAGGGTATGTAGGGGGTCCAACAATGGCTGTGATTGCCCTCAAATGCCCCTCAATTGAAGTGGCTGTGGTTGACATCTCACACTCTCGCATATCAGCTTGGAACAGCAACAAGCTCCCCATTTACGAGCCCGGCCTAGAACAAGTGGTGAATCAGTGCAGAGGAAAGAACCTCCTCTTCAGCACCAATGTTGAAAAACACGTGCATGAAGCAGACATAATCTTTGTCTCAGTGAACACCCCAACAAAAATCAGAGGACTTGGAGCCGGCAAGGCTGCGGACTTGACCTATTGGGAGAGTGCAGCTAGGATGATAGCTGATGTTTCCAGGTGTAACAAAGTTGTTGTTGAGAAATCCACTGTCCCAGTTAGAACAGCTGAGGCAATTGAGAAAATTCTATGCCATAATACTAATAGCAAGGGCATCAAGtatcaaattttgtcaaatccTGAGTTTCTCTCTGAGGGAACAGCTATTCAAGACCTTCTAAACCCTGATAGGGTTCTCATTGGAGGGAACCAATGCCCTGAAGGTTTAGAAGCAATCCAAAAGTTGAAGGCTATATATGCTCATTGGGTGCCTGAAGACAGAATCATAACAACCAATTTGTGGTCAGCAGAACTTTCCAAGTTAGCTGATAATGCCTTTTTGGCACAAAGGATTTCATCTATTAATGCTATGTCAGCCTTATGTGAGGCCACTGGGGCTGAAGTTTCACAAGTTTCTCATGCTCTAAGCAAAAACACCAAAATTGGACCCAAGTTCCTAAATGCTAGTGTTGGTTTTGGTGGCTCTTGCTTTCAAAAGGACATACTCAACTTGGTGTACATATGTGAGAGCAATGGCCTCACTGAAGTGGCTAATTACTGGAAACAAGTGATCAAGGTGAATGACTACCAAAAGAGTCGTTTTGTGAAGCGTGTTGTGACATCGATGTTCAACACGGTTTCGGGTAAGAAGATTGCAATTCTGGGGTTTGCCTTCAAGAAAGACACTAGTGATACTAGGAAGACACCTGCAATTGATGTTTGCAAAGGACTATTGGGGGATAACGCGTGCTTGACCATCTACGATCCATGCGTTACTGAGGAGCAGATTCAAAAGGATTTGTCAATGGATGGTGTTGAATGGGACCAGCAGCCAATGAGTTCTACTATGGTGAAACAAGTTAGTGTTGTTGGAGATGCCTATGAGGCAACTAAAGAAGCTCATGGGATATGCATTCTTACAGAGTGGGATGAGTTCAAGAACATTGATTATCAAAGGGTGTATGACAACATGCACAAACCAGCATTTGTGTTTGATGGTAGAAACATATTGAATGTTGACAAGCTGAGAGAAATTGGATTCATTGTGTACTCAATTGGGAGGCCATTAGAACAATGGCTAAAGAACATGCCCCAACAGGCTTGA